In one Deinococcus aestuarii genomic region, the following are encoded:
- a CDS encoding AzlD domain-containing protein, whose amino-acid sequence MSIPVVILLMWAVTYPVRLLGLSLGRLRLPPFWLAFLRFVPVSVFAALIVPDVLGSPEWPRRLVGCAVGGLLIWRTLNLALGILGGFAAYWAARLLGL is encoded by the coding sequence GTGAGCATCCCGGTCGTCATCCTGCTGATGTGGGCGGTCACCTACCCGGTGCGGCTGCTCGGGCTCAGCCTGGGTCGCCTGCGCCTGCCGCCCTTCTGGCTCGCCTTCCTGCGCTTCGTGCCCGTGAGTGTCTTCGCGGCCCTGATCGTCCCCGACGTGCTCGGCAGTCCCGAGTGGCCCCGCCGTCTGGTGGGCTGCGCGGTCGGCGGCCTGCTGATCTGGCGCACCCTCAACCTCGCGCTGGGCATCCTGGGCGGCTTCGCGGCGTACTGGGCGGCAAGGCTGCTGGGGCTGTGA
- a CDS encoding PASTA domain-containing protein — MTAQAGVIDGKYEVVRELGREGNVTLSEVRSGAGVTRRLAWFEVSTPEGRQGFHAYRSALRAIEPAGLTDVVARPGAYYAVWQPVAGTPLADFATQPVKQEETVDAVRSLAARLAEHGYALPDADVVIEGREPRVAYLRPAPEGRSPEEVVRLSEVALSALAGGRMRRKRQRQPDAWLSFVPGLLLLGGAAYLGAQAAQIYLNPPVREVAAVAGQPAQAAAESLTGSGFRVEYTLGDANNVPIGAVIRQDPAAGTQLPVGRLVTLTVNNPPSLSVPRLEELTVAQARAALRDSSLSLGQVDRVDGTLTNTPEGRIVAQVPEAGANLQRGQPVQLLVSTGVRGEDTWIADLTGMPFDAAREHARTAGLVVNRVVERTSDAPENTVLEQTPAPYVRVPVGSPVTLTVAVARYSAPSRPAEGLPLPPPPPTPQRPETPEAVPGEPTAPSTGTDAGRIDAEPLAPENIPATPLPAPGEGTTGEGRAVNFRYVFPSDLPAGTYTIAVRDANGEREILGATDSAQLAGATAEQRDIQVTGDAVFVIRQNGAEYTTVTP; from the coding sequence ATGACGGCACAGGCAGGGGTCATCGACGGAAAGTACGAGGTCGTCCGCGAACTCGGGCGGGAGGGCAACGTGACCCTCAGCGAGGTGCGCTCGGGAGCGGGCGTGACCCGCCGCCTCGCGTGGTTCGAGGTGTCCACCCCCGAGGGGCGGCAGGGCTTTCACGCCTACCGCTCGGCCCTGCGCGCCATCGAGCCCGCCGGGCTCACCGACGTGGTGGCCCGGCCCGGCGCCTACTACGCGGTGTGGCAGCCGGTGGCGGGAACGCCGCTTGCCGACTTCGCCACCCAGCCCGTCAAGCAGGAGGAGACGGTCGATGCCGTGCGCTCGCTCGCCGCCCGGCTCGCCGAGCACGGGTACGCCCTGCCCGACGCGGACGTGGTGATCGAGGGCCGCGAGCCCCGCGTCGCGTACCTGCGGCCCGCCCCCGAGGGGCGCTCCCCCGAGGAGGTCGTCCGGTTGAGCGAGGTGGCCCTCTCCGCCCTGGCCGGGGGGCGGATGCGCCGCAAACGCCAGCGGCAGCCCGACGCCTGGCTCTCCTTTGTGCCCGGGCTGCTGCTGCTGGGCGGGGCCGCGTACCTGGGGGCCCAGGCCGCGCAGATCTACCTCAATCCCCCCGTGCGCGAGGTCGCGGCGGTGGCGGGTCAGCCCGCCCAGGCCGCCGCCGAGAGCCTCACGGGCTCGGGCTTCCGGGTGGAGTACACGCTGGGGGACGCGAACAACGTGCCCATCGGCGCCGTGATCCGGCAGGACCCGGCGGCGGGCACCCAGCTTCCGGTGGGCCGATTGGTGACCCTGACCGTGAACAACCCGCCCAGCCTCAGCGTGCCGCGCCTGGAGGAACTCACGGTGGCCCAGGCCCGCGCGGCGCTGCGCGACTCGTCCCTGAGCCTGGGGCAGGTGGACCGGGTGGACGGCACGCTCACGAACACGCCGGAGGGCCGGATCGTCGCCCAGGTGCCCGAGGCGGGCGCGAACCTGCAACGCGGCCAGCCCGTGCAGCTTCTCGTCTCGACGGGCGTGCGCGGCGAGGACACCTGGATCGCCGACCTGACGGGGATGCCCTTCGACGCCGCCCGCGAACACGCCCGCACCGCCGGGCTGGTCGTCAACCGGGTGGTGGAGCGCACGAGCGACGCCCCCGAGAACACCGTGCTGGAGCAGACGCCCGCCCCCTACGTGCGCGTTCCGGTGGGCAGCCCGGTCACCCTGACGGTCGCCGTGGCCCGCTACAGCGCTCCCAGCCGCCCGGCGGAGGGCCTGCCGCTGCCCCCGCCGCCGCCCACCCCCCAGCGGCCCGAGACCCCCGAGGCCGTGCCGGGTGAACCCACCGCACCTTCGACCGGCACGGACGCCGGGCGGATCGACGCCGAGCCCCTCGCGCCCGAGAACATCCCCGCCACACCGCTCCCCGCCCCCGGGGAAGGCACCACCGGGGAGGGGCGCGCCGTGAACTTCCGTTACGTCTTCCCCAGTGACCTTCCCGCCGGGACTTACACCATCGCCGTGCGCGACGCGAACGGGGAACGCGAGATTCTGGGCGCCACCGACAGCGCCCAGCTCGCGGGCGCCACCGCCGAGCAGCGCGACATTCAGGTCACGGGCGACGCCGTGTTCGTGATCCGGCAAAACGGGGCGGAGTACACGACGGTCACGCCGTAG
- a CDS encoding cysteine desulfurase family protein yields MIYLDYAATHPMTPQALAAYAEAAALPGNPASVHAAGQAARERLEEGRARVAAALRVDARTVVANGGGTEGDNHVLLGVAQAWRAAHGRPGHLVTTLTEHSAVLAPARWLAAQGWDVTFLTPGARGRYDPAQLTEALRDDTALVSIHHANNEIGTVQDTPALCAVAAERGVPYHTDAVQAPGVLPLDLPGWGVSYATFSAHKWGGPRGVGFLYVRRETALPPVTLGGGQEGGLRAGTQNTAGVYAAGVALTHAEAEREATFAHLTGLRARFLTRAAGIPGLRVNHPQGASPKIASVTVPGADGEALLMNLDLLGVCVSAGSACAAGTMQPSHVLTAIGLSEGDARASLRFSFGRATTEAEVDAAADALGQAAGWSRA; encoded by the coding sequence ATGATCTACCTCGACTACGCCGCCACCCACCCCATGACGCCGCAGGCCCTCGCCGCCTACGCCGAGGCTGCCGCGCTGCCCGGTAACCCCGCCTCCGTCCACGCGGCGGGGCAGGCCGCCCGCGAGCGGCTGGAGGAGGGCCGTGCCCGCGTCGCCGCCGCCCTGCGGGTGGACGCCCGCACCGTGGTCGCCAACGGCGGCGGCACCGAGGGAGACAACCACGTCCTGCTCGGCGTGGCCCAGGCGTGGCGGGCGGCCCACGGTCGGCCCGGCCACCTCGTCACCACCCTCACCGAGCACTCCGCCGTCCTCGCGCCCGCCCGGTGGCTCGCTGCGCAGGGGTGGGACGTGACCTTTCTGACGCCCGGCGCGCGGGGGCGCTACGACCCGGCCCAGCTCACGGAAGCCCTGCGGGACGACACCGCCCTCGTCTCCATCCACCACGCGAACAACGAGATCGGCACCGTGCAGGACACGCCCGCCCTCTGCGCCGTGGCGGCGGAGCGGGGCGTCCCCTATCACACCGACGCGGTGCAGGCGCCCGGGGTGCTGCCCCTCGACCTCCCCGGCTGGGGAGTCAGTTACGCCACCTTCAGCGCCCACAAGTGGGGTGGGCCGCGTGGGGTGGGCTTCCTGTACGTGCGGCGCGAAACGGCCCTGCCCCCCGTCACCCTCGGCGGCGGGCAGGAGGGAGGGCTGCGGGCCGGGACCCAGAACACGGCGGGCGTATACGCGGCGGGGGTGGCCCTGACCCACGCGGAGGCGGAGCGGGAAGCCACCTTCGCGCACCTGACCGGGCTGCGGGCGCGGTTTCTGACGCGGGCGGCGGGCATCCCCGGTCTGCGGGTCAACCACCCCCAGGGTGCCAGCCCCAAGATCGCCTCGGTGACGGTTCCCGGGGCGGACGGCGAGGCACTCCTGATGAACCTCGACCTGCTGGGGGTGTGTGTGAGCGCCGGGAGTGCCTGCGCCGCCGGGACGATGCAGCCCAGCCACGTCCTGACGGCCATCGGCCTGAGCGAGGGGGACGCCCGCGCCTCGCTGCGCTTCAGCTTCGGGCGGGCGACCACGGAGGCCGAGGTGGACGCCGCCGCCGACGCGCTGGGGCAGGCGGCGGGGTGGAGCCGGGCCTAG